A genomic window from Tolypothrix sp. PCC 7910 includes:
- a CDS encoding J domain-containing protein: MADSNHYEILKVSPNASQAEIKQAYRRLVKLFHPDSNQETADKEQIIRINAAYEVLGDSQTRLNYDEQLKNSAQKLNSRQQRTASAQKHYQATRKTGKDADEQVEEWLRLVYQPVKRILAYILNSLEEQIDELAADPFDDELLEEFQEYLDSCRQDFKQAQTTFRSLPNPPSLARTAAHLYYSLNQVGDGLEELAYFPMNYDDRYLHTGQEMFRIARKLFYEVQASVKQYT, translated from the coding sequence ATGGCCGATTCTAACCACTACGAAATTCTCAAAGTTAGTCCCAATGCTAGCCAGGCGGAGATTAAGCAAGCTTATCGCCGCCTGGTAAAACTATTTCATCCTGACAGCAATCAGGAAACAGCAGATAAAGAGCAGATTATCCGCATTAATGCGGCTTATGAAGTTTTAGGCGATAGCCAAACCCGCTTAAACTACGACGAACAACTCAAAAATAGTGCCCAGAAATTAAATAGTCGCCAACAGCGGACAGCATCAGCACAGAAGCATTATCAAGCTACAAGGAAAACAGGAAAAGACGCTGATGAGCAAGTTGAAGAATGGTTGCGCCTAGTTTATCAACCAGTCAAACGTATACTTGCTTACATCCTCAATTCTTTAGAAGAGCAAATTGATGAATTAGCCGCAGATCCCTTTGATGACGAATTATTAGAAGAATTTCAAGAGTATTTAGACAGTTGTCGCCAGGATTTCAAACAAGCACAAACTACCTTTCGTTCTCTACCCAATCCTCCCAGTTTAGCTAGAACTGCTGCCCATCTCTATTACAGTCTCAATCAAGTTGGTGATGGTTTAGAAGAGTTGGCTTATTTTCCTATGAACTATGACGATCGCTACTTGCACACAGGGCAAGAAATGTTTCGCATAGCTAGGAAATTATTCTACGAAGTGCAAGCTTCGGTGAAGCAATACACCTAG
- a CDS encoding 6-carboxytetrahydropterin synthase: MQCIVNRRAQFSASHRYWLPELSEAENTQQFGACSRFPGHGHNYVLFISLIGELDEYGMVLNLSDVKQVIKREVTSQLDFSYLNDVWPDFQQTLPTTENIARVIWQRLAPHLPLVRVQLFEHPELWADYMGNSMEAYLTISTHFSAAHRLAHPNLSNEENAEIYGKCARTNGHGHNYHLEVTVKGEIDQRTGMIVDLGALNQVIEDYVVEPFDHTFLNKDIPYFAEVVPTAENIALYISNLLRSPVQKLGAKLHKVKLIESPNNSCEIYCTDAESNSVSANANQPMLARV, translated from the coding sequence ATGCAATGTATCGTAAATCGCCGCGCTCAGTTTTCGGCAAGTCATCGCTATTGGTTGCCCGAACTGAGTGAAGCTGAGAACACTCAGCAATTTGGTGCTTGCTCTAGATTTCCAGGACACGGGCATAATTATGTCTTATTTATTTCCCTGATTGGGGAATTAGATGAATATGGCATGGTGTTGAACTTGTCTGATGTGAAACAAGTAATCAAGCGGGAAGTTACCAGCCAACTGGACTTTTCTTATCTCAATGATGTGTGGCCAGATTTTCAACAAACTCTACCCACAACTGAGAATATTGCACGGGTTATCTGGCAGAGGTTAGCACCCCACTTGCCTTTAGTCCGCGTACAGTTATTTGAACATCCTGAACTTTGGGCAGATTATATGGGAAACTCAATGGAAGCCTACCTCACTATTAGCACTCACTTTAGCGCCGCCCATCGGCTAGCTCACCCTAATTTAAGTAACGAAGAAAATGCAGAGATTTATGGTAAGTGTGCGCGTACCAACGGACATGGGCATAACTATCATTTAGAAGTCACCGTTAAAGGGGAAATTGATCAACGCACGGGTATGATTGTCGATTTAGGTGCCTTGAATCAAGTTATAGAAGATTATGTGGTAGAACCATTCGATCACACCTTTTTAAATAAAGATATTCCCTACTTTGCTGAAGTTGTACCAACTGCTGAGAACATCGCACTTTACATTAGTAATTTATTGCGATCGCCTGTGCAAAAACTAGGAGCGAAGCTGCACAAAGTGAAACTGATTGAAAGCCCAAATAATTCTTGTGAAATTTACTGTACTGATGCGGAATCAAATTCTGTGAGTGCAAATGCAAATCAGCCTATGTTAGCCCGGGTTTAA
- a CDS encoding Rrf2 family transcriptional regulator, whose translation MEISCKSEYAILALIEMATHYQSGEPMQIRQIAAQQNIPDRYLEQLLATLRRGGIIKSQRGSKGGYLLAREPRRISIFEVLECLEGLDVRTDQEDINPRTVDSFVVEEIWQEACQAANSVFQNYTLQDLCEKRDSRRQLDIMYYI comes from the coding sequence GTGGAAATATCTTGTAAGTCTGAATACGCAATTCTTGCCTTAATAGAAATGGCAACTCATTATCAAAGCGGTGAACCGATGCAAATTCGACAGATTGCAGCACAACAAAATATACCCGATCGCTATCTGGAACAGCTGTTAGCAACCTTAAGACGTGGAGGTATCATCAAAAGTCAGCGAGGGTCTAAAGGTGGCTATCTCTTAGCACGAGAACCAAGGAGAATTAGCATCTTTGAGGTTTTGGAGTGCTTAGAAGGCTTAGATGTGCGAACCGATCAAGAAGACATCAACCCCAGAACAGTAGACAGTTTTGTTGTAGAAGAAATCTGGCAAGAAGCTTGTCAGGCGGCAAACTCAGTGTTTCAAAACTACACGCTTCAGGATCTTTGCGAAAAAAGGGATTCGCGGCGGCAGTTGGATATCATGTACTACATTTAG
- a CDS encoding PrsW family glutamic-type intramembrane protease, protein MADFFLILWALIPPLLLLAYYNYRIYTPPPLSKLLLLFILGGISGFVALGLEIVFETIANWVINWRQMNYSLPGIAFRQIVEIGPIEEGCKLVAVIAPSHYLQRRYRLRPTTVFIFTIAVALGFTAQENCVYLFNNTASILNRIIGTPVHALFSAPWGYALAMHFSHNRNLLFLAWLNSVVCHAIVNVLSNTGRYSWPLLILNYGLFPFLLWMFWRMEQLLRRVEGKRPINLISGRTSQLRYWQTGLVIFALMLGGNAIFALFLLAQKLSPLSWAQLFYPDILWYTVTRFAINLIFATIAWLIFIYLRRSAQRRYF, encoded by the coding sequence GTGGCTGATTTTTTCCTTATCTTGTGGGCACTCATCCCACCATTACTGCTACTTGCTTACTACAATTACCGTATTTACACGCCCCCACCACTGTCAAAATTACTGCTGTTATTTATCTTGGGGGGAATTTCTGGTTTTGTCGCCCTCGGCTTAGAAATAGTTTTTGAAACTATAGCTAATTGGGTTATAAACTGGCGACAAATGAACTACTCGCTTCCTGGTATTGCTTTCCGGCAAATTGTGGAAATAGGGCCCATTGAAGAAGGTTGTAAGTTGGTAGCAGTGATTGCCCCAAGCCACTACCTGCAACGCAGGTATCGATTGCGACCAACTACTGTATTTATTTTTACCATAGCTGTTGCTTTAGGATTTACTGCTCAAGAAAACTGTGTTTATCTATTCAATAACACAGCATCAATTCTGAATCGAATTATTGGTACGCCAGTTCATGCTTTGTTTTCTGCCCCTTGGGGCTATGCTTTGGCAATGCATTTCAGCCACAATCGAAATTTGCTGTTTTTAGCTTGGCTAAATTCTGTAGTTTGTCATGCCATAGTCAATGTTTTATCTAATACGGGGCGTTATTCATGGCCATTACTTATTCTCAACTATGGCTTATTTCCATTTCTGTTGTGGATGTTTTGGCGAATGGAACAATTACTGCGAAGAGTGGAAGGTAAACGCCCCATAAATTTGATTTCAGGTAGAACAAGCCAACTTCGTTACTGGCAAACAGGTTTAGTGATATTTGCGCTGATGTTAGGTGGTAATGCGATTTTTGCCTTATTTCTCCTAGCTCAAAAGCTCAGTCCCTTGAGTTGGGCGCAACTTTTTTACCCTGATATCTTGTGGTATACAGTTACGAGGTTTGCAATTAATTTAATCTTCGCAACTATTGCCTGGTTAATTTTTATTTATTTGCGACGTTCAGCCCAACGACGTTATTTTTAA
- a CDS encoding M1 family metallopeptidase — MSNFYFDTENNGHRSFELPGAKPHYNPDRPGQVEHIFLDLSLDISHQSYSGNCSIRLLPIRSGIESLTLDAVNLNIKYVQVDEIEQEFDYDGEKLVIKLSSPTQIGKRIIIAIAYAVEKPQRGIYFIQPDKHYPKKPTQVWTQGEDEDSRFWFPCFDYPGQLSTSEIRVRVPKPLVAISNGELIEAKEDGKDKIYHWSQQQIHPTYLMTLAIGDFAEISDEWRGLPVTYYVEKGREEDAKRSMGKTPRMIEFLSEKYGYVYPFPKYAQVCVDDFIFGGMENTSATLLTDRCLLDERAAVDNRNTESLVVHELAHQWFGDLLVIKHWSHAWIKEGMASYSEVMWTEHEYSSQEAAYYRLLEARSYFSEDSGRYRRPMVTHVYREAIELYDRHIYEKGSCVYHMIRAELGEELFWPAIHTFVQDNAHKTVETIDLLRAIEKATGRNLTFLFDQYVYRGGHPDFKVAYSWDGDANLAKVTVTQTQAQDNNSKELFDLRIPIGFGYSESGESPQLKTFTVRVNEREQSFYFPLETKPQFISFDVGNNYLKTVTLEYPIPELKAQLEFDPDPLSRIYAAEALAKKGSLEATKTLSTALKNDPFWGVRVEVAKQLAEIKLDQAFDGLVVGLEDKSPYVRRAVVDALAKIKTTESYKAIKGLVQDGDRSYYVESAACRAIGAIASVNLDEKPREEKVLKLLKSVLEERQGWNEVVRSGAIAGLAELKTSEAALNLLLEYTKPGVPQALRLATIRALGKISVGQTPVNLERILERLGELAKESFFLTQVAVVTALGQMETPKAIGILRSLADQTPDGRVRRYADEEITRVQSNIGTDNALRTLREELDQLKQQNQELRSRLENLEAKSQSTGS; from the coding sequence ATGTCGAATTTTTATTTTGATACAGAAAATAACGGTCACAGATCTTTTGAGTTACCAGGGGCTAAACCTCATTACAATCCCGATCGCCCTGGACAAGTAGAGCATATTTTTTTAGATCTAAGTTTGGATATTTCTCACCAAAGTTACTCTGGTAATTGTAGTATTCGTCTTTTACCCATCCGGAGTGGCATTGAAAGTTTGACTTTAGATGCCGTCAACCTGAATATTAAATACGTACAGGTAGACGAAATAGAGCAAGAGTTTGACTACGATGGTGAAAAGCTAGTCATTAAACTTTCTAGCCCCACTCAGATAGGGAAACGGATAATAATTGCGATCGCCTATGCGGTGGAAAAACCCCAACGCGGGATTTACTTTATTCAGCCAGATAAACATTACCCCAAAAAGCCTACCCAAGTTTGGACACAAGGGGAAGACGAAGATTCTCGCTTTTGGTTTCCCTGTTTTGACTATCCCGGACAACTTTCTACATCGGAAATTCGGGTGCGTGTCCCTAAACCTCTGGTAGCCATTTCTAATGGCGAACTGATTGAGGCTAAGGAAGATGGTAAGGATAAAATCTACCATTGGTCACAGCAGCAAATTCATCCTACCTATTTAATGACACTGGCTATTGGTGACTTTGCCGAAATTAGTGATGAATGGCGTGGGTTACCTGTCACCTACTATGTAGAAAAAGGTAGGGAAGAAGATGCGAAACGCAGCATGGGCAAAACCCCCCGCATGATTGAATTTTTAAGTGAAAAGTATGGTTATGTCTATCCTTTTCCGAAATATGCCCAAGTTTGCGTTGATGACTTCATTTTTGGCGGGATGGAAAATACTTCTGCCACGCTATTAACCGATCGCTGCTTATTAGATGAACGTGCTGCTGTAGATAATCGCAATACCGAAAGTTTAGTTGTTCACGAACTAGCACACCAATGGTTTGGTGATTTACTAGTAATTAAACATTGGTCTCATGCTTGGATTAAAGAAGGGATGGCTTCTTATTCTGAAGTCATGTGGACAGAACATGAATATAGTAGCCAAGAAGCAGCATACTATCGATTATTAGAAGCGCGGAGTTACTTTAGCGAAGATAGCGGACGCTACCGCCGTCCGATGGTAACTCACGTTTACCGCGAAGCAATTGAACTTTATGACCGCCACATTTACGAAAAAGGGTCTTGTGTCTATCACATGATTCGGGCGGAATTAGGCGAAGAATTGTTTTGGCCAGCAATTCACACATTTGTTCAGGATAATGCCCACAAAACTGTAGAAACAATAGATTTATTACGGGCAATTGAAAAAGCGACGGGGCGAAATCTCACCTTCCTTTTCGACCAGTATGTTTATCGTGGTGGCCATCCTGATTTTAAAGTAGCTTACTCTTGGGATGGAGATGCTAATTTAGCAAAAGTTACTGTCACTCAAACCCAAGCACAAGATAATAACAGTAAAGAGTTATTTGACCTAAGAATTCCTATCGGGTTTGGTTATAGCGAATCAGGAGAATCACCACAATTAAAAACTTTTACTGTGAGGGTAAATGAACGCGAACAAAGTTTCTACTTTCCATTAGAAACAAAACCACAATTTATCAGCTTTGATGTGGGGAATAATTATCTCAAAACTGTAACTTTGGAATATCCCATTCCCGAATTAAAAGCACAGTTAGAATTTGACCCTGATCCCCTCTCTCGCATTTATGCAGCTGAAGCTTTGGCGAAAAAAGGTAGCTTAGAAGCAACTAAAACATTATCTACAGCTTTAAAAAACGATCCATTTTGGGGTGTGCGTGTTGAAGTTGCTAAACAACTAGCTGAAATCAAATTGGATCAAGCCTTTGATGGTTTAGTCGTTGGTTTGGAAGATAAAAGTCCTTATGTGCGTCGTGCTGTTGTCGATGCGCTAGCAAAAATCAAAACTACCGAAAGCTATAAAGCTATCAAAGGCTTAGTTCAAGATGGCGATCGCAGTTACTATGTAGAATCAGCAGCTTGTCGTGCAATCGGCGCGATCGCCTCTGTTAACCTAGACGAAAAACCCAGAGAAGAAAAGGTACTGAAACTTCTCAAGTCGGTTTTAGAAGAAAGACAAGGCTGGAATGAAGTAGTTCGCAGTGGTGCGATCGCAGGTTTAGCAGAACTCAAAACCTCTGAAGCAGCTTTAAACTTGTTGCTGGAATACACCAAACCTGGCGTACCCCAAGCCTTACGCTTGGCGACAATCCGCGCTTTAGGTAAAATTTCTGTTGGTCAAACTCCAGTCAATTTAGAACGGATTTTAGAAAGATTAGGAGAACTAGCCAAAGAAAGCTTCTTCTTAACCCAAGTCGCAGTCGTCACCGCATTAGGACAAATGGAAACACCCAAAGCCATTGGAATTTTGCGATCGCTAGCCGATCAAACTCCAGATGGACGTGTGCGTCGCTATGCGGATGAAGAAATTACACGGGTGCAAAGCAATATTGGTACAGACAATGCGCTGCGGACTTTGCGTGAGGAACTCGATCAACTCAAGCAGCAAAATCAGGAATTGAGAAGCCGCTTAGAAAATTTGGAGGCTAAATCTCAGAGTACTGGATCGTAA
- a CDS encoding class I SAM-dependent methyltransferase has protein sequence MTAAVDNAPGLASRLVNGVLAIKPLANLAKHQARQMMIKRAEKMGVPWTKEVQQLQARDWTNDLAKVENPQISYPDYYLTSFHAYDSGNMSWQAAFEVEPAAYAVHAKIWQGAEAKGDCQLRQNYHDILKNQLPNPPQDILDIGCSVGMSTFALQALYPQAKITGLDLSPYFLAVAEYRSQQRQAKINWVHAPAEATGLPDAAFDLVSIFLVCHELPQAPTQQIFAEARRLLRPGGHLAIMDMNPKSEAFVKMPPYILTLLKSTEPYLDEYFSLDIEQALVKAGFHTPTISSNSPRHRTVIAQIRG, from the coding sequence ATGACTGCTGCTGTAGATAATGCTCCTGGTTTAGCTTCCCGCTTGGTCAATGGTGTATTGGCTATCAAGCCTTTAGCCAACTTAGCCAAGCATCAAGCCAGACAGATGATGATTAAACGTGCTGAGAAAATGGGCGTACCTTGGACGAAAGAAGTACAGCAACTTCAAGCACGTGATTGGACAAATGATTTAGCGAAAGTAGAAAATCCCCAGATTTCTTACCCTGACTATTACCTCACCTCATTCCACGCCTACGACAGTGGAAACATGAGCTGGCAAGCGGCGTTTGAGGTAGAACCTGCGGCCTATGCTGTTCACGCTAAAATTTGGCAAGGTGCAGAAGCTAAAGGCGATTGTCAACTGCGCCAAAATTACCACGATATTCTCAAAAACCAACTTCCCAACCCACCACAAGACATCTTAGATATCGGGTGTAGTGTGGGTATGAGTACCTTTGCCTTACAAGCGCTTTATCCCCAAGCTAAGATTACAGGTTTAGATTTATCTCCCTATTTCTTAGCGGTGGCCGAATATCGTTCACAGCAACGTCAAGCAAAAATTAACTGGGTTCATGCGCCAGCAGAAGCCACCGGATTACCAGATGCTGCTTTTGATTTAGTTTCGATTTTTCTGGTTTGCCATGAATTACCCCAAGCGCCTACTCAGCAGATTTTTGCAGAGGCGCGGCGTTTACTACGTCCGGGTGGTCATTTGGCAATTATGGATATGAATCCCAAATCAGAAGCTTTTGTAAAAATGCCACCTTACATTTTGACACTGCTGAAAAGCACTGAACCTTATCTAGATGAGTATTTCAGCTTAGATATTGAACAAGCTTTAGTGAAAGCAGGTTTCCACACTCCGACAATTTCTAGCAATAGCCCTCGTCACCGTACTGTAATTGCTCAGATACGTGGCTGA
- a CDS encoding DUF3352 domain-containing protein, protein MPETKSKYFIPTIGAAIVLTGGIAAYMYFKGGPTGDSAGALGSAKVVPSTALMATYITTEPEAWAKLQQFGTPEAQQLVAKGLESFNQDMLRDTNISYEKDIKPWVGGVMVAVLPPNPVQPAQFNPPSGTPNKPTKLQAEPKMLLVVGIKDKIGALNFGNKLKAQKGIKFQEIEYKGEKITEATDKGKPTYSVVLNNSQLLLSPEKPTIEQAIDTFKGQPSFATKEGASSILAKGVDVKNTLAQIYIPDYAGMIQQLAAANPQGTQLPPQTLKQLQQVKSMVAGVGVDDAGLRVKAIANLDSQLNKFQYQNTAAKIVGEFPTETFALISGQGISKTWSTLLEQSKDYPEFNQAVAQVRQQLKQINLDLDKEVIGWMDGEFAIGAIPSNQGILASVGFGGAFLFDTSDRKTAEATLSKLDDLIKKQPVTVAQRTIDGKNVTEWQVPQQGALLSHGWLDQDTVFVAIGGPVAEAIATKKNQSLDGSETFKAVTGTLQKPNGGYFYIDMDKTMTVVNRFAAAQPLPPQATAILSSIRGLGVTATSPDKSTSQVEMLLALKPKAAK, encoded by the coding sequence ATGCCTGAAACTAAATCAAAGTATTTCATTCCTACTATTGGTGCGGCTATAGTTCTTACAGGAGGTATAGCTGCCTATATGTATTTTAAAGGAGGCCCTACAGGCGATAGTGCAGGCGCTTTAGGCAGTGCTAAGGTAGTACCCTCTACAGCCTTAATGGCAACTTACATTACCACCGAGCCAGAAGCTTGGGCGAAGTTACAGCAGTTTGGCACCCCTGAAGCACAACAGCTAGTTGCCAAAGGTTTAGAGTCATTCAATCAAGATATGTTAAGAGATACTAACATCTCTTATGAAAAAGACATAAAACCTTGGGTGGGTGGTGTAATGGTGGCTGTCTTACCACCAAATCCGGTTCAACCCGCGCAATTTAATCCACCGTCTGGCACACCTAATAAACCTACTAAGTTACAAGCAGAACCCAAGATGCTGCTGGTAGTCGGAATCAAAGACAAAATCGGCGCTTTAAATTTTGGTAATAAATTAAAAGCCCAAAAAGGTATTAAATTTCAAGAAATTGAATATAAAGGCGAAAAAATTACAGAAGCTACAGATAAAGGCAAACCAACCTATAGCGTAGTTTTAAATAATAGCCAATTACTTTTATCTCCTGAAAAACCAACAATTGAACAGGCAATTGACACATTTAAAGGACAACCTTCCTTTGCCACAAAAGAAGGTGCAAGCAGTATTCTTGCTAAAGGTGTGGATGTTAAAAATACCCTCGCGCAAATTTATATACCTGACTATGCGGGGATGATCCAACAGTTAGCAGCCGCTAATCCTCAAGGTACACAATTACCGCCCCAAACCCTCAAGCAGTTGCAGCAAGTAAAATCGATGGTGGCGGGTGTGGGTGTTGATGATGCAGGCTTGCGAGTCAAAGCGATCGCTAATTTAGATTCCCAACTCAACAAATTCCAATATCAAAATACTGCTGCCAAAATCGTAGGAGAATTTCCCACTGAAACATTTGCTTTAATTAGTGGACAAGGCATCAGCAAGACTTGGTCAACCTTATTAGAACAGTCCAAAGATTATCCTGAATTTAACCAAGCAGTGGCACAGGTACGCCAACAACTCAAACAAATTAACTTGGATTTAGATAAAGAAGTTATAGGCTGGATGGATGGAGAATTTGCTATTGGTGCAATTCCATCTAATCAAGGTATCTTAGCCAGTGTTGGTTTTGGCGGAGCATTCTTATTTGATACTAGCGATCGCAAAACAGCCGAAGCTACCCTCAGCAAACTAGATGACTTGATCAAAAAGCAACCAGTTACAGTTGCTCAAAGAACTATCGATGGTAAAAACGTTACTGAATGGCAAGTACCACAACAAGGAGCTTTGCTATCTCATGGCTGGTTAGATCAAGATACCGTATTTGTAGCTATTGGTGGCCCCGTTGCCGAAGCGATCGCTACGAAGAAAAATCAATCTCTAGACGGTAGCGAAACTTTTAAAGCTGTAACTGGGACTTTGCAAAAACCCAATGGCGGCTACTTTTACATAGATATGGATAAAACCATGACTGTGGTGAATCGCTTCGCCGCAGCTCAACCTCTACCACCACAAGCCACCGCCATTCTCAGTTCTATTCGTGGTTTGGGTGTGACTGCTACCAGTCCAGATAAATCAACCAGTCAAGTAGAAATGTTGTTGGCTCTTAAACCGAAAGCTGCAAAATAG
- the cysK gene encoding cysteine synthase A encodes MRIATNITELVGRTPLVQLNRIPQAEGCVARIVVKLESMNPSASVKDRIGVSMISAAEKEGLINPQKTVLVEPTSGNTGIALAMAAAAKGYRLILTMPDTMSGERRAMLRAYGAELELTPGIEGMSGAIRRAQEIVNKTPHAYMLQQFRNPANAKIHQETTAAEIWEDTDGQVDMIVAGVGTGGTITGVAEIIKARKPSFQAIAVEPSNSPVLSGGKPGAHKIQGIGAGFIPQVLKLELIDEVITVTDEEAIAYGRRLAREEGLLSGISTGAALCAAVRVAQRPENEGRLIVVIQPSFGERYLTTPLFQDLEDRVAASIS; translated from the coding sequence ATGCGAATTGCTACTAACATAACAGAACTCGTCGGCCGTACACCTTTAGTGCAGTTGAATCGCATTCCCCAAGCAGAAGGTTGCGTGGCAAGAATTGTAGTGAAATTAGAAAGTATGAACCCATCGGCATCAGTGAAAGACCGGATTGGGGTGAGTATGATTAGTGCTGCTGAAAAGGAAGGGCTGATTAATCCTCAAAAAACAGTATTGGTAGAACCAACTTCTGGGAATACAGGTATCGCTTTAGCAATGGCAGCAGCAGCTAAGGGCTATCGATTAATTTTGACAATGCCCGATACTATGAGTGGCGAAAGACGGGCAATGTTGCGGGCTTATGGGGCAGAACTGGAATTGACACCAGGAATTGAAGGCATGAGTGGGGCAATTCGCCGGGCACAGGAAATAGTGAATAAAACACCCCATGCTTATATGTTGCAGCAGTTCCGCAATCCTGCAAATGCGAAAATCCACCAAGAAACTACCGCAGCAGAAATCTGGGAAGATACTGACGGACAGGTAGATATGATTGTCGCTGGAGTAGGGACAGGTGGTACGATCACAGGTGTAGCAGAAATTATCAAAGCTCGCAAACCCAGTTTTCAAGCGATCGCAGTTGAACCCAGTAATAGCCCAGTATTATCCGGTGGCAAACCAGGAGCACATAAAATTCAGGGAATTGGTGCTGGTTTTATTCCCCAAGTACTGAAGCTAGAATTGATTGATGAAGTGATTACAGTCACCGATGAAGAAGCGATCGCTTATGGTCGGCGTTTAGCTAGAGAAGAAGGCTTACTCTCTGGCATTTCCACTGGTGCAGCCTTATGTGCTGCAGTTCGCGTTGCCCAACGACCAGAAAATGAGGGGCGTTTAATTGTAGTCATTCAGCCAAGTTTTGGAGAAAGGTACTTAACGACACCATTGTTTCAAGATTTGGAGGACAGAGTAGCAGCTAGCATCAGCTAG